A window from Malassezia restricta chromosome I, complete sequence encodes these proteins:
- a CDS encoding DNA binding regulatory protein AmdX, with the protein MDASGPPPPPSFQESRAKAEDRRPSPTQDQAAQPPAKAPKHDASSYPGKSEPSSSSMGQYNTIDFLGNVSGGPHAAAAEALATFSSSVGSDAANNNSLFMQVPSGPPPASAAPLHSTSSSSLPPPTTSTLPSSGTQHGPPFLCPTCNTSYSRLEYLRRHERRHADIRPFACPCGKSFSRSDVLARHKTKCRVVLSDESGAAANSSDGRKSDRLQRVSSSMRSTRGRPAGTTRAGRPQDRETSAHDPSVDPALAGTAAVDPSMQPPPPLEGASDSPYASYTNAPPPTYAPHGHPESSDYAHDKAPYAHPGPSGSGAPPAASVAGAYGGMRMGVPHDPKMYAHGNMPRPGNAPAPYLSGAPAIHPELSSRGAPGMYSGAPATSTTGSPGTASAAPGSMYYPPSQHSEHAGSYATQPATVTHYDGSAAAAAAAAAAAAAVATPNGTQQGGSGIYAPNKELARFSVPSSGPLSPFSNTALNSNISPYLSAFSCARDMPPRGGSSPRMSNSTASGTAPTQPPAPPSTDEAPPPSDS; encoded by the coding sequence ATGGACGCTAGTGgaccgccaccgcctccCAGCTTTCAAGAgtcgcgcgccaaggccgagGACCGTCGGCCGTCGCCCACGCAGGACCAGGCTGCACAGCCACCCGCCAAAGCTCCCAAGCACGATGCCTCGTCGTACCCAGGCAAGTCCGAgccctcgtcgtcgtcgatgggCCAATATAATACGATCGACTTTCTCGGGAACGTATCGGGCGGaccgcacgccgcggctgcCGAGGCACTTGCGACATTCTCGTCCTCGGTCGGCAGCGATGCCGCCAACAACAACTCGCTATTTATGCAGGTGCCGTCAGGGCCGCCTCCTGCCTCGGCCGCCCCTCTGCACAGTACTTCCAGCTCGTCACTTCCGCCACCCACCACCTCGACACTACCATCGTCGGGCACGCAACACGGCCCACCGTTCCTGTGTCCGACATGCAACACATCGTACTCGCGTCTTGAATATCTTCGCCGCCACGAACGCCGCCACGCAGATATCCGGCCTTTTGCGTGTCCGTGTGGCAAGTCGTTCTCTCGGAGTGACGTGCTCGCTCGCCACAAGACCAAgtgccgcgtcgtgctAAGCGACGAaagcggcgcggcagcgaaTAGCTCTGACGGACGCAAGTCGGATcggctgcagcgcgtgtcatcgtcgatgcgctctACACGTGGCCGCCCTGCCGGTACAACGCGGGCCGGACGTCCTCAGGACCGCGAAACAAGCGCTCACGACCCGTCGGTGGATCCCGCCCTGGCCGGCACAGCTGCGGTCGATCCATCGATGCAGCCACCCCCGCCCCTTGAAGGCGCGTCGGACTCGCCGTACGCATCGTACACAAATGCCCCACCGCCCacgtatgcgccgcatggacACCCCGAGAGCAGTGACTATGCACACGACAAGGCGCCCTATGCACACCCTGGACCGTCTGGAAGCGGTGCCCCACCtgccgcgagcgtcgccggcgcctatggtggcatgcgcatggGCGTACCCCACGATCCCAAGATGTATGCGCACGGCAATATGCCACGGCCTGGCAATGCACCTGCGCCGTACTTGAGTGGCGCCCCAGCGATTCATCCCGAGCTATCGtcacgcggcgcgccaggcATGTACAGCGGAGCGCCTGCCACGAGTACCACTGGCAGTCCTGGCACGGCGTCAGCCGCCCCAGGTTCGATGTACTATCCGCCATCGCAGCACAGTGAGCATGCTGGCAGTTatgcgacgcagccagcCACTGTGACACACTATGATggcagcgcggcggcggcggcggctgctgccgccgccgcagcAGCTGTGGCGACCCCGAATGGCACACAGCAGGGCGGCTCGGGCATCTACGCACCCAACAAGGAGCTCGCGCGGTTCTCGGTGCCGTCGTCCGGACCGCTTTCCCCGTTTTCGAACACGGCTCTCAATTCCAACATATCGCCGTACCTTTCAGCATTTTCATGTGCTCGTGacatgccgccgcgcggTGGATCGAGTCCACGGATGAGCAACAGCACGGCCAGTGGTACAGCGCCGACTCAGCCTCCGGCACCGCCTTCGACAGACGAGGCACCTCCACCATCCGACTCATAG